One Lycium barbarum isolate Lr01 chromosome 5, ASM1917538v2, whole genome shotgun sequence genomic window carries:
- the LOC132641159 gene encoding uncharacterized protein LOC132641159, giving the protein MQNTMKDLKDIYTSGEPGEPCMTIDQIMDTVLGTKSGCIKGLGYGPKPDTTRAIQRRTTELEDSLRKTKEEAASAQHDLQKRLNAAEVVVETQQSKIENQQSQIETQQAQIQALNSQLVTLAARQEEMFKKMQHFASSSPSRY; this is encoded by the exons ATGCAAAACACTATGAAAGatttgaaagatatatatacTTCGGGAGAGCCAGGAGAGCCTTGCATGACTATTGATCAAATTATGGATACTGTACTTGGTACAAAATCAGGGTGCATAAAAGGTCTCGGTTATGGTCCGAAACCTGATACTACCAGAGCCATACAAAGAAGAACAACAGAGTTAGAAGACTCCCTTAGAAAGACGAAAGAGGAAGCTGCTAGTGCCCAACATGATTTACAGAAACGATTAAATGCAGCTGAAGTTGTGGTAGAAACCCAGCAGTCCAAGATAGAAAACCAGCAGTCCCAGATAGAAACTCAGCAGGCCCAGATACAAGCATTAAATTCTCAATTGGTTACTTTAGCAGCACGCCAAGAGGAAATGTTTAAAAAAATGCAACATTTTGCTAGCTCATCACCATCAAG GTATTAA